From Scleropages formosus chromosome 1, fSclFor1.1, whole genome shotgun sequence, a single genomic window includes:
- the rnf144ab gene encoding putative E3 ubiquitin-protein ligase RNF144A-B has protein sequence MTAARYRPTWDLALDPLVSCKLCLGEFPMERMTTISQCQCVFCTLCLKQYVELLIKEGLETAISCPDSACPKRGHLLETEIECMVPAETMQRYRKLQFEREVLLDPCRTWCPSSSCQAVCQLAEADPGSESGEPKARPVLCHACSLEFCSACRVGWHPGQACRESLPTATFLPGESSPFYKSEEEDAPIKRCPRCKVYIERDEGCAQMMCKSCKHAFCWYCLESLDDDFLLIHYDKGPCRNKLGHSRASVIWHRTQVVGIFAGFGLLLLVASPFLLLATPFILCCKCKCCKRDDDPLPT, from the exons ATGACCGCCGCCCGGTATCGGCCCACCTGGGACCTGGCCCTGGACCCGCTGGTGTCCTGCAAGCTGTGCCTCGGAGAGTTCCCCATGGAGCGGATGACCACCATCAGCCAGTgccagtgtgtgttctgcactCTG TGCCTGAAACAGTACGTGGAACTTTTGATCAAAGAGGGCCTTGAAACTGCGATCAGCTGTCCGGACTCTGCTTGTCCAAAACGTGGACACCTGCTGGAAACGGAG ATCGAATGCATGGTTCCCGCTGAAACGATGCAGAGGTACAGGAAGTTGCAGTTCGAGAGAG AGGTGCTGCTGGACCCGTGCCGGACCTGGTGCCCTTCCTCGTCCTGTCAGGCCGTGTGCCAGCTGGCTGAGGCGGACCCAGGGTCGGAGTCTGGGGAGCCAAAGGCACGCCCCGTGCTGTGCCACGCCTGCAGCTTGGAGTTCTGCTCCGCCTGCCGTGTCGGCTGGCACCCGGGCCAGGCCTGCCGTGAGAGCCTGCCCACCGCCACATTCCTGCCTGGGGAGAGCAG CCCCTTCTACAagagcgaggaggaggacgcCCCTATCAAGCGCTGCCCCAGATGCAAAGTGTACATCGAGCGGGACGAGGGCTGCGCCCAGATGATGTGCAAGAGCTGCAAGCACGCCTTCTGCTGGTACTGCCTGGAGTCGCTGGAC GACGACTTCCTCTTGATACACTACGACAAAGGGCCCTGCCGCAACAAACTGGGCCACTCCAGGGCCTCAGTCATCTGGCACCGGACACAG GTGGTGGGCATCTTCGCAGGGTTCGGCCTCCTGCTGTTAGTGGCGTCACCCTTCCTGCTGCTCGCCACACCCTTCATCCTGTGCTGCAAGTGCAAGTGCTGCAAGAGGGATGACGACCCTCTGCCCACCTAA